A region from the uncultured Holophaga sp. genome encodes:
- a CDS encoding NADH-quinone oxidoreductase subunit J, with the protein MEQLFSTVLTHHVFLVFGILAIIGSGVMIASRNAVHCVIGFLLAMISIAGAYLCLRAEFLAMAQILVYAGGIVVLFLFVVMLVEMTKYKEKKIFQRQTAVALLMVVVAALVFVGIFVRTLFGKGSEAALTLAPELTVDGFNAATHNAQAVSRGLFAGYLLPFEILSVILLVALVGAVVLAKVDRS; encoded by the coding sequence ATGGAACAGCTCTTCTCCACAGTCCTCACCCACCATGTCTTCCTGGTCTTCGGGATCCTGGCCATCATCGGCTCGGGGGTCATGATCGCCTCGCGGAATGCCGTCCATTGTGTCATCGGCTTCCTGCTCGCCATGATCTCCATCGCCGGAGCCTACCTCTGTCTCCGCGCCGAGTTCCTCGCCATGGCCCAGATCCTGGTCTATGCGGGGGGTATCGTGGTGCTCTTTCTCTTCGTGGTCATGCTGGTGGAGATGACCAAATACAAGGAGAAGAAGATCTTCCAGCGGCAGACGGCGGTGGCGCTCCTGATGGTGGTCGTGGCCGCTCTGGTCTTCGTCGGGATCTTCGTCCGGACTCTTTTCGGCAAGGGTTCGGAGGCCGCCCTGACCCTTGCCCCGGAGCTCACGGTGGACGGGTTCAATGCCGCCACCCACAACGCCCAGGCCGTCAGCCGGGGGCTCTTCGCCGGATATCTCCTCCCCTTCGAGATCCTGTCGGTGATCCTCCTGGTGGCCCTGGTGGGTGCGGTGGTCCTGGCCAAAGTGGATAGGAGCTGA
- the nuoK gene encoding NADH-quinone oxidoreductase subunit NuoK encodes MVPMNHVLVISFLLFCIGAAGVLIRRNVLIVLMCVELMLNAANLNLIAFARHSGTVAGQAFALMIMGLAAAEVAIGLALVVALYRKKETVQVDGINLLKG; translated from the coding sequence ATGGTCCCGATGAATCACGTCCTGGTGATCTCCTTCCTGCTCTTCTGCATCGGGGCGGCGGGGGTGCTCATCCGCCGCAATGTCCTGATCGTCCTGATGTGTGTGGAGCTGATGCTCAACGCCGCCAACCTGAACCTCATCGCCTTCGCCCGCCACAGTGGCACCGTGGCCGGGCAGGCCTTTGCACTCATGATCATGGGTTTGGCTGCGGCGGAGGTCGCCATCGGCCTTGCCCTGGTGGTGGCCCTCTACCGCAAGAAAGAGACCGTCCAGGTGGACGGGATCAATCTGCTGAAGGGCTAG